In the Niveibacterium umoris genome, GCTCCGCAGCCCACGTCCAGCCAACTCAGCGCACCGGAAAAGACACTCCCTGCGCGCGGATGCTGCGCCAGCACCCGCTCCACCACCCTCGACCAGGTAAAGCGCTGGGCATCGAAGTCCCCGCCCCCCAGTTGCCCGGGATGTGCGCGCCGGAACAACTCGGTCAGCCCGTCTGCGGTGTAGCGCGCCGAGGCAAACACGTGGCCACATGAAGCACAGGTGCGCCAGCCGATTGTCGGCGGCAGCGGTGGGTGCCAGAGCGCATGGGCGCGACAGTCCCACACCCCGACGTCCCTCAGGGATTTACCCGCACAGAGCGGACACACACTCACGGGCTCCGTCAGGAGCGGGCCGCCAACATGGCCACGCCCGGAGACAAGGGCCTGCAGATCGCGCACGATCGCTGAAATCGGTGTCTGCCAGTCACCCAGCGCCGGTTGCCGGTAGAGACGAAGGGATGCGTACCACGCGGAACGTTCGCCGGCATGCCCCCAGCGCCAGTCCGGACTTGCATGCAGCAGGACCCAGGCTGGCTTGCCCAGGGCGCCAGCGAGATGGGCGACCGAAGTATCCGTGGTGATGACCAGGTCAAGGGCTGCGATGATTGCCGCCGTGTCGGCGAAGTCGTTGATCTCCGGGCCGAGCGCGGTGAAGTTGGCTTGACTGAGCGCTTCTGCGTCCCGTTCGCCATCGCCCTTCTGCAGCCCGTAGAACGCAACACCCGGCACCTGCAGGACGGGCAACATCGGGCCCAGCCGCGGCGAACGCCAGCGATCGTTCTTGACGTTCGGGTTACCCGCCCACACCAGGCCCACGCGCAGAGCGTCGGAACGAAGGCGCTCTGCCCATCGGGAAACATGCTCGGGTGGCGGAACCAGGTAGGCAGCATCGCCTTGCAGAGCGTCAGCACCAATGCCGAGGTAAAGCGGCAAACTGAGCAGCGGCACATGACAATCGAACTCCGGCAAGGGGCTGCCGGAAGTGACAAGCAGGTCGACGCCCAGGTGGGCTCCGACCAGAGCGCTCAGCGGCGCATGAACTTCCAGCACGACTCGCGCGCCGAGGGCCTTGAGGGCAGGCAGGAAGCGCAGGAACTGAATCGCATCACCGTAGCCCTGTTCCGAGTAGACCAGCACCGTGCGCCCCGCAAGCGCTTCACCCTGCCATGCGGGTTGTCGAAACTCCCTCGGCGCAGGCTGGCCTCGACGCCAGCGCCATTCATATTCTCGCCAGCCTTCGGCATACCGGCCTGCGGCCAGCAGCGCCAGGGCGTGGTCCCAGTGGATATCCGCCGAATCGGGTCGCAGCGCGAGCGCGCGCTGGAACCATGTTTCGGCCTCATCGAGCCGGCCGAGAGCATGCAAGGTGGCGGCCACCCGGTTGCAGCCTTCAGCCCAGTTCGGGCGAGCCTCGGCCGCCGCGAGGAAGCAGGCGAGCGCCGCTTGCTGCTCGCCCTGATCCATCAACAGGTTGCCCAGGTTGTGATGGGCGTCGGCGTAATGGGGCGCGGCAGCGATCGCCTGGCGGTAGAGGCGCTGCGCCTCGGCCACATTTCCGGCCCGGCGCGACAGGATGCCCAATAGCGTGAGCGCCTCCGGACGCGCAGGCGCCTCGACAAGCACGGCACGGCACAGCTTCTCGGCGCGCACGAAATCCTCCCCCGCGTACGCCTGAAGCGCAGCATTGAGCTGCTCGAGGATTTCGGCTTCGTCCATCTCTGAAGGTAACGGTGTCGACGCTGCCGAGTTTAGCGAAGGGTGTCAGCTCCGGTACGGCAAATAGCGCGACACAATGGCCTCATTCCTCCGTTTCGCGGTCGCCCTTCCTGGCGATGAGCACAAACTTCGACTGACGGATGACGTTGTTTTCACGTCGCGCCGCCTCGAACACTCCTTCACGATCCACCTCCCCGGCCTGCAAGCGCCGTTGCCACCAGGGGTCAAGGTCGATCTCCGTCGACACAAGATCGAAATCGATTCCGAGATACAGGCCAAGCGGTGTATTCGCGGCCCCCTGTTCCACCCACCGACGATTGGCCTTCTGGCTGAACATCAGCAGGCCGTCGCCGGTCACGGCGCGCACATGCGTCGGATCGTTCAGGAAGCTGTCATGCCGCGGATGGGGCACCACGATGTGCACGGCGGCCCCGTCGCAGCAGACCCGCCAGAGTTCCCGCATCAGTCCGAGGTAGACATCGGGGGCGGCCCCGAGATGCTCCAGCACATGCAGCAACTGGACCTCCGCGACGGAGTCATCTCCCCAGGGCCATGGGAACTGCTCGAGATCGACGACCGCATCGGGTTCGCACGCCGGGTACTTGTCGACGTTCAGGAAGCCGGGCAGCTTGCGATGCCCGCAGCCAAGGTTGAGTCTCAGGCGCGCACTGGTGTCGTTCATGGGCGATGACGTCATGGTGGGGTGTCGGAACTATGCGGCCAGACCTGCCAGCGCGGCCACGTCGAGCAGAGAGGGCAGCTCGCCCCGCTCGTGCCGCAACCACATCTCCCCGTAGGCCGCGTCGAGCGCCCGGGCAAAACTGGCGGTGTCGAACAGGCTGCATCGGGAACGCAGGGTCTGAACGCGATCGCGCATGGCCTGCAGGCGCGCGGGCTCGTGGGCGAATTGCAGCGCAAGCGCCCGATAGCTATCGAGATCCGGCGTGATCAGTTCCGGCATGCCCAGCGCATGCGCCAGACTCGCACCAACGCGCGCCGCAAAGGTAGCCCCCGGCACGGTGATGACGGGCACGCCGGCCCAAAGCGCATCACTGCCGGTCGTGTGCGCGTTGTAGTAAAGCGTATCGAGAAACAGATCGGCATGGACATGGCGCGCCAGATGCTCAGCCTTCGGCAGCGGCGGCGCGAA is a window encoding:
- a CDS encoding class I SAM-dependent methyltransferase, giving the protein MNDTSARLRLNLGCGHRKLPGFLNVDKYPACEPDAVVDLEQFPWPWGDDSVAEVQLLHVLEHLGAAPDVYLGLMRELWRVCCDGAAVHIVVPHPRHDSFLNDPTHVRAVTGDGLLMFSQKANRRWVEQGAANTPLGLYLGIDFDLVSTEIDLDPWWQRRLQAGEVDREGVFEAARRENNVIRQSKFVLIARKGDRETEE
- a CDS encoding methyltransferase domain-containing protein — encoded protein: MDEAEILEQLNAALQAYAGEDFVRAEKLCRAVLVEAPARPEALTLLGILSRRAGNVAEAQRLYRQAIAAAPHYADAHHNLGNLLMDQGEQQAALACFLAAAEARPNWAEGCNRVAATLHALGRLDEAETWFQRALALRPDSADIHWDHALALLAAGRYAEGWREYEWRWRRGQPAPREFRQPAWQGEALAGRTVLVYSEQGYGDAIQFLRFLPALKALGARVVLEVHAPLSALVGAHLGVDLLVTSGSPLPEFDCHVPLLSLPLYLGIGADALQGDAAYLVPPPEHVSRWAERLRSDALRVGLVWAGNPNVKNDRWRSPRLGPMLPVLQVPGVAFYGLQKGDGERDAEALSQANFTALGPEINDFADTAAIIAALDLVITTDTSVAHLAGALGKPAWVLLHASPDWRWGHAGERSAWYASLRLYRQPALGDWQTPISAIVRDLQALVSGRGHVGGPLLTEPVSVCPLCAGKSLRDVGVWDCRAHALWHPPLPPTIGWRTCASCGHVFASARYTADGLTELFRRAHPGQLGGGDFDAQRFTWSRVVERVLAQHPRAGSVFSGALSWLDVGCGAGGLVFTAAEFGFEATGLDVREEAAKRLRDLGYRAVCADLERFVPERRFSVVSLADVLEHVPFPRDALRKVRALLEDDGLLFVSCPNMDCAAWRGMDAAGANPYWHELEHLHNFSRRSLAAILDAEGFDLVSYGVSQRYKACMEIIARRRPDVGGSA